From one Salvelinus sp. IW2-2015 linkage group LG11, ASM291031v2, whole genome shotgun sequence genomic stretch:
- the ppcs gene encoding phosphopantothenate--cysteine ligase isoform X1 produces the protein MADPRTLTAEGKLSEEFAVPSHVEEVKGQMAAFAVQHRAAGHRVVLITSGGTKVPLESRTVRFLDNFSSGRRGASSAEYFLESGYAVIFLHRHRSLYPFTRLYSGINLLDSLQLESGKGGSVSDQVVVNQQALPNIGKILMRYQAVKEAGLLLPVEFSTLSEYLHLLKAAAQALSPIGSNAMFYLAAAVSDFYIPASDMPEHKIQSSNGPLQISMKMVPKMLSPLVKDWAPQAFVISFKLETDPSILLDRARRALSTYRHQAVVANVLDTRRGYVVVVTPDTQVELVLTDEEASRDEEIEDRIVGNLTAAHSQFITQQG, from the exons ATGGCAGACCCCAGGACCCTCACTGCAGAAGGGAAGCTGTCTGAAGAGTTTGCTGTTCCCTCCCATGTAGAGGAGGTCAAAGGGCAGATGGCAGCGTTTGCTGTGCAGCACAGGGCTGCAGGGCACAGGGTGGTGCTTATCACCTCAGGAGGCACCAAAGTCCCCCTGGAGTCTCGCACCGTCCGCTTCCTGGATAATTTCAGCAGTGGCCGGCGCGGAGCCTCTTCGGCAGAGTACTTCCTTGAGTCAGGCTATGCTGTGATCTTCCTGCACAGACACCGTTCCTTATATCCTTTCACACGCCTCTACTCTGGGATTAATCTGCTGGACAGCCTACAGCTGGAGAGTGGAAAGGGGGGTTCGGTCTCTGACCAAGTCGTGGTCAACCAGCAGGCACTTCCAAACATTGGCAAAATCCTGATGCGTTACCAGGCGGTGAAAGAGGCAGGGCTTCTTCTGCCTGTGGAGTTCAGCACCCTGTCCGAGTACCTGCACCTCCTCAAAGCAGCAGCACAGGCACTCAGCCCCATAG GGTCCAACGCTATGTTTTATTTGGCTGCAGCAGTGTCGGATTTCTACATCCCAGCATCTGATATGCCAGAGCACAAGATCCAGTCTTCCAATGGACCACTTCAG ATCAGTATGAAGATGGTCCCCAAGATGTTGTCGCCGCTGGTGAAGGACTGGGCTCCTCAAGCATTTGTGATTTCTTTCAAGCTGGAGACAGACCCATCCATCCTGCTGGACAGAGCTCGGCGGGCTCTGTCCACCTATCGGCACCAGGCTGTGGTAGCCAATGTACTGGATACCAGACGAGGTTACGTAGTGGTGGTGACCCCTGACACTCAGGTCGAGCTGGTACTCACAGATGAGGAAGCAAGCAGAGATGAAGAGATTGAGGACAGGATTGTCGGTAATCTGACTGCAGCTCACAGCCAATTCATAACCCAACAAGGCTGA
- the ppcs gene encoding phosphopantothenate--cysteine ligase isoform X2: MADPRTLTAEGKLSEEFAVPSHVEEVKGQMAAFAVQHRAAGHRVVLITSGGTKVPLESRTVRFLDNFSSGRRGASSAEYFLESGYAVIFLHRHRSLYPFTRLYSGINLLDSLQLESGKGGSVSDQVVVNQQALPNIGKILMRYQAVKEAGLLLPVEFSTLSEYLHLLKAAAQALSPIGSNAMFYLAAAVSDFYIPASDMPEHKIQSSNGPLQYEDGPQDVVAAGEGLGSSSICDFFQAGDRPIHPAGQSSAGSVHLSAPGCGSQCTGYQTRLRSGGDP; this comes from the exons ATGGCAGACCCCAGGACCCTCACTGCAGAAGGGAAGCTGTCTGAAGAGTTTGCTGTTCCCTCCCATGTAGAGGAGGTCAAAGGGCAGATGGCAGCGTTTGCTGTGCAGCACAGGGCTGCAGGGCACAGGGTGGTGCTTATCACCTCAGGAGGCACCAAAGTCCCCCTGGAGTCTCGCACCGTCCGCTTCCTGGATAATTTCAGCAGTGGCCGGCGCGGAGCCTCTTCGGCAGAGTACTTCCTTGAGTCAGGCTATGCTGTGATCTTCCTGCACAGACACCGTTCCTTATATCCTTTCACACGCCTCTACTCTGGGATTAATCTGCTGGACAGCCTACAGCTGGAGAGTGGAAAGGGGGGTTCGGTCTCTGACCAAGTCGTGGTCAACCAGCAGGCACTTCCAAACATTGGCAAAATCCTGATGCGTTACCAGGCGGTGAAAGAGGCAGGGCTTCTTCTGCCTGTGGAGTTCAGCACCCTGTCCGAGTACCTGCACCTCCTCAAAGCAGCAGCACAGGCACTCAGCCCCATAG GGTCCAACGCTATGTTTTATTTGGCTGCAGCAGTGTCGGATTTCTACATCCCAGCATCTGATATGCCAGAGCACAAGATCCAGTCTTCCAATGGACCACTTCAG TATGAAGATGGTCCCCAAGATGTTGTCGCCGCTGGTGAAGGACTGGGCTCCTCAAGCATTTGTGATTTCTTTCAAGCTGGAGACAGACCCATCCATCCTGCTGGACAGAGCTCGGCGGGCTCTGTCCACCTATCGGCACCAGGCTGTGGTAGCCAATGTACTGGATACCAGACGAGGTTACGTAGTGGTGGTGACCCCTGA
- the ppcs gene encoding phosphopantothenate--cysteine ligase isoform X3: MDHFSMKMVPKMLSPLVKDWAPQAFVISFKLETDPSILLDRARRALSTYRHQAVVANVLDTRRGYVVVVTPDTQVELVLTDEEASRDEEIEDRIVGNLTAAHSQFITQQG; the protein is encoded by the exons ATGGACCACTTCAG TATGAAGATGGTCCCCAAGATGTTGTCGCCGCTGGTGAAGGACTGGGCTCCTCAAGCATTTGTGATTTCTTTCAAGCTGGAGACAGACCCATCCATCCTGCTGGACAGAGCTCGGCGGGCTCTGTCCACCTATCGGCACCAGGCTGTGGTAGCCAATGTACTGGATACCAGACGAGGTTACGTAGTGGTGGTGACCCCTGACACTCAGGTCGAGCTGGTACTCACAGATGAGGAAGCAAGCAGAGATGAAGAGATTGAGGACAGGATTGTCGGTAATCTGACTGCAGCTCACAGCCAATTCATAACCCAACAAGGCTGA